Proteins from one Burkholderia sp. genomic window:
- a CDS encoding DEAD/DEAH box helicase produces the protein MTSSQPKNPLNAIADQTLGLSAAAVAPTEAAQPGDSLSFASLGLSPAIVSALQAAGYVKPTPVQQRAIPAGIAGRDLLVSSPTGSGKTAAFMLPTIERFAQLQTSQAQQLREPQSVDRRQRRPQLVARPGLMVLTPTRELAMQVTTAASIYGKHLRRLRTVSILGGVAYGQQLMLLAKNPEILIATPGRLLDHLERGRIDLSELKMLVLDEADRMLDMGFIDDIETIVAATPASRQTMLFSATLDGKIGSLTSRLLKDPERIEIVQKMETRTNIAQTVHYVDDRDHKDRLLDHLLRDDALDQAIIFTATKIDADQLADRLADAGFESAALHGDLPQGTRNRTIRALRERRVRVLVATDVAARGIDIPGITHVFNYDLPKFVEDYVHRIGRTGRAGRSGIAVSLVHHAEQGTLKRIERFVRLPLPVNVIEGFEPRKAPPRNGPGRVRPGGGNGGRRFGGKPSGSREGHYSGGNREGGRSYGSGWSGQPPSGGNRRSDGPRGSRRDSAA, from the coding sequence ATGACTTCGAGTCAACCCAAAAATCCGCTTAACGCGATTGCCGACCAGACACTCGGTCTGAGCGCCGCCGCGGTCGCGCCCACCGAGGCTGCGCAGCCCGGCGACAGCCTGAGCTTCGCGTCGCTCGGGCTGTCGCCGGCGATCGTTTCCGCCTTGCAGGCCGCCGGCTACGTGAAGCCGACCCCGGTCCAGCAGCGCGCAATCCCCGCCGGCATCGCGGGTCGCGACCTCCTGGTGTCGAGCCCGACCGGCTCCGGCAAGACGGCCGCCTTCATGCTGCCCACGATCGAGCGATTTGCGCAATTGCAGACAAGTCAGGCACAACAGCTTCGCGAGCCGCAATCGGTCGACCGTCGCCAGCGACGACCGCAGCTGGTAGCTCGCCCGGGCCTGATGGTGCTGACCCCCACGCGTGAACTGGCGATGCAGGTGACAACCGCCGCCTCGATTTACGGCAAGCACCTACGTCGCCTGCGCACGGTCAGTATCCTCGGCGGCGTGGCCTATGGCCAGCAGCTGATGCTATTGGCGAAGAACCCGGAAATCCTGATCGCCACGCCGGGCCGCCTGCTCGACCACCTCGAGCGGGGCCGCATTGATCTGTCCGAGCTGAAGATGCTGGTGCTCGACGAAGCTGATCGCATGCTCGACATGGGCTTCATTGACGACATCGAGACCATTGTCGCGGCTACTCCGGCCTCGCGTCAGACCATGCTGTTTTCGGCCACCCTAGACGGCAAGATTGGCTCGCTGACCAGCCGCCTACTGAAAGATCCGGAGCGGATCGAGATTGTCCAAAAGATGGAGACGCGCACCAACATCGCCCAGACGGTCCATTACGTCGACGACCGCGACCACAAGGATCGCTTGCTCGACCACCTGCTGCGCGACGACGCGCTGGACCAGGCGATTATCTTTACGGCCACTAAGATCGATGCCGATCAACTGGCTGACCGCCTGGCCGATGCTGGTTTCGAATCGGCTGCGCTGCACGGCGACCTTCCGCAAGGCACGCGCAACCGCACCATCCGTGCGCTGCGCGAGCGCCGCGTGCGCGTGCTGGTGGCCACCGACGTGGCCGCACGCGGGATCGACATCCCCGGCATCACGCACGTCTTCAACTACGACCTGCCAAAGTTCGTCGAGGACTACGTGCACCGGATCGGTCGTACCGGTCGCGCCGGTCGCTCGGGTATCGCGGTGAGCCTGGTACATCACGCCGAACAGGGTACCCTCAAGCGCATCGAACGCTTCGTGCGCTTGCCGCTTCCGGTCAACGTGATCGAAGGCTTCGAGCCGCGTAAGGCCCCGCCACGCAATGGCCCGGGCCGCGTCCGTCCGGGCGGCGGCAATGGCGGTCGACGTTTTGGTGGAAAACCGAGCGGTAGCCGTGAGGGCCACTACAGCGGTGGTAATCGCGAGGGCGGTCGCAGCTATGGCAGCGGCTGGAGCGGTCAGCCCCCGAGCGGTGGCAACCGCCGCAGCGACGGCCCGCGCGGGTCGCGTCGCGACTCAGCAGCCTAA
- the folP gene encoding dihydropteroate synthase, with translation MGILNVTSDSFSDGGRYIVRDAALRRAEQMLAEGADLLDIGGESTRPNAPSVPLDEELVRVVPVVEALQAMRVPLSIDTYKPEVMRATLAAGADLINDIWGFRQPGALEAVKDGDCGLCIMHMLGEPRTMQLGEPDYFDVVAEVRAFLAGRAADCLANRIPAQRISVDPGFGFGKATIEHNYALLACLPDTAPLRPDGHPYPILASISRKSMLGALIGKPPVERVAASVAAAVCAAERGAAIIRVHDVAATVEALKIWRAVRDAAPPPERQGRPLRGD, from the coding sequence ATGGGCATTCTTAACGTGACTTCCGATTCGTTTTCCGACGGCGGTCGTTATATTGTGCGCGACGCCGCACTGCGGCGGGCCGAGCAAATGCTCGCCGAGGGTGCCGACCTGCTCGATATCGGCGGGGAATCGACCCGGCCCAACGCACCGTCGGTGCCGCTCGACGAGGAACTCGTGCGCGTGGTGCCGGTGGTCGAGGCGCTGCAGGCGATGCGCGTGCCGCTGTCGATCGATACCTACAAGCCCGAGGTGATGCGCGCTACGCTCGCTGCCGGTGCGGACCTGATCAATGACATCTGGGGCTTTCGCCAGCCCGGCGCGCTCGAGGCTGTAAAAGACGGCGATTGCGGGCTGTGCATAATGCACATGCTGGGCGAGCCGCGAACCATGCAGCTCGGCGAGCCCGACTATTTCGACGTGGTGGCCGAGGTACGGGCGTTCTTGGCTGGGCGCGCCGCGGACTGCCTTGCGAACCGAATTCCCGCGCAGCGGATCAGCGTTGATCCCGGCTTCGGCTTCGGCAAAGCCACCATCGAACATAATTACGCTTTGCTAGCGTGCCTGCCTGACACGGCACCGCTGCGCCCGGACGGCCACCCGTATCCGATCCTCGCCAGCATATCGCGCAAATCTATGCTCGGCGCGCTGATCGGCAAGCCGCCGGTCGAGCGCGTGGCGGCCAGCGTAGCTGCTGCGGTCTGCGCGGCCGAACGTGGTGCCGCCATTATCCGCGTACACGACGTGGCGGCCACTGTCGAGGCTTTGAAAATCTGGAGGGCCGTGCGCGACGCGGCGCCACCGCCTGAGAGACAAGGTAGGCCGCTACGCGGCGACTAA